Proteins encoded in a region of the Streptomyces sp. NBC_00258 genome:
- a CDS encoding SRPBCC family protein, which produces MIDVNHQINAVRRRVIEAGEGHVVTLSQTYDSTVEDLWDACTNPERIPRWFLPVTGDLRVGGKYQLQGNANGTVESCDPPRGFTATWEFAGDVTWIELRLIPEADGGTRFELDHIAPDDDQKWAQFGPGAVGVGWDMALIGLTLHLSSGEAVNPEEAMAWFGTEEGLRFVTLSSEGWYAASVSDGEAEEVARARADRTTAAYTGAEVDADGDTESD; this is translated from the coding sequence GTGATCGACGTCAACCACCAGATCAACGCCGTGCGGCGCCGTGTCATCGAGGCCGGCGAAGGCCATGTGGTGACCCTGAGCCAGACGTACGACTCGACCGTCGAGGACCTCTGGGACGCCTGCACCAACCCCGAGCGCATCCCGCGCTGGTTCCTGCCCGTCACCGGCGACCTCCGCGTCGGCGGCAAGTACCAGCTGCAGGGCAACGCCAACGGCACCGTCGAGAGCTGCGACCCGCCGCGGGGCTTCACCGCGACCTGGGAGTTCGCCGGGGACGTCACCTGGATCGAGCTCCGGCTCATCCCCGAGGCGGACGGCGGTACGCGCTTCGAACTCGACCACATCGCGCCCGACGACGACCAGAAGTGGGCCCAGTTCGGCCCCGGAGCCGTCGGCGTCGGCTGGGACATGGCCCTCATCGGCCTCACCCTGCATCTGTCCTCCGGCGAGGCCGTGAACCCCGAGGAGGCCATGGCCTGGTTCGGCACCGAGGAGGGCCTCCGGTTCGTCACCCTGAGCAGCGAGGGCTGGTACGCGGCGAGTGTCTCCGACGGTGAGGCGGAGGAGGTCGCACGGGCGCGGGCCGACCGGACGACTGCGGCGTACACCGGGGCCGAGGTCGACGCCGATGGCGATACCGAATCGGACTGA
- the pstS gene encoding phosphate ABC transporter substrate-binding protein PstS translates to MKLQRKNRLRALSLGAVAVSGALALTACGSDDTGGGSGDESAPAANSAIKCEDAKGELLAAGSSAQKNAVDAWVKQYTASCKDVRINYNPNGSGAGITNFLQGQTAFAGSDSPLDAEEITKSAEVCKDSQAIDLPMVGGPIAVSYNLPGVDGLVLDAPTLAKIFDDKIKTWNDAAIKKLNPDADLPSTKILTFHRSDDSGTTDNFTKYLKAAAAADWKYEGGKAWQAKGGQSATGSSGLAQQVTQTAGAISYMELSYAKDAQTVHVKTDAATPVEATVDNATKAIAEAKVVGEGKDLALELNYEPTAEGAYPITLVTYEIACEKGNKAETLAATKSFLTYLASEEGQAILKDASYAPMPEEIITKVRTTVAGLS, encoded by the coding sequence GTGAAGCTTCAGCGCAAGAACCGGCTTCGCGCCCTTTCGCTCGGTGCTGTCGCCGTCTCCGGCGCCCTGGCGCTGACGGCGTGCGGCTCCGACGACACCGGCGGCGGCAGCGGCGACGAGAGCGCGCCCGCGGCCAACAGCGCCATCAAGTGTGAGGACGCCAAGGGCGAGCTGCTCGCGGCCGGCTCCTCCGCGCAGAAGAACGCGGTCGACGCCTGGGTGAAGCAGTACACGGCCTCCTGCAAGGACGTTCGGATCAACTACAACCCGAACGGCTCCGGCGCCGGTATCACCAACTTCCTCCAGGGCCAGACCGCCTTCGCCGGTTCGGACTCCCCGCTGGACGCCGAGGAGATCACCAAGTCCGCCGAGGTCTGCAAGGACAGCCAGGCCATCGACCTGCCGATGGTCGGCGGCCCGATCGCCGTGTCGTACAACCTCCCGGGTGTGGACGGCCTCGTCCTGGACGCCCCGACCCTGGCCAAGATCTTCGACGACAAGATCAAGACCTGGAACGACGCCGCGATCAAGAAGCTGAACCCCGACGCGGACCTGCCCAGCACCAAGATCCTGACGTTCCACCGCTCGGACGACTCCGGCACCACGGACAACTTCACCAAGTACCTGAAGGCCGCGGCCGCCGCGGACTGGAAGTACGAGGGTGGCAAGGCCTGGCAGGCCAAGGGCGGCCAGTCCGCCACGGGTTCCTCCGGTCTCGCCCAGCAGGTGACCCAGACCGCCGGCGCGATCTCCTACATGGAGCTCTCGTACGCCAAGGACGCCCAGACGGTCCACGTCAAGACCGATGCGGCCACGCCCGTCGAGGCCACCGTCGACAACGCCACCAAGGCGATCGCCGAGGCCAAGGTCGTCGGCGAGGGCAAGGACCTCGCCCTCGAGCTGAACTACGAGCCCACCGCCGAGGGCGCGTACCCGATCACCCTCGTGACGTACGAGATCGCGTGCGAGAAGGGCAACAAGGCGGAGACCCTCGCCGCCACCAAGTCCTTCCTCACCTACCTCGCCAGCGAGGAGGGGCAGGCCATCCTCAAGGACGCCAGCTACGCCCCGATGCCCGAAGAGATCATCACGAAGGTCCGCACGACCGTCGCCGGCCTGAGCTGA
- a CDS encoding phosphatase PAP2 family protein, with the protein MAGLAESGSNPDVDLLYDINGLAKDAPHWFDRVMEFVGEWGLLLAMVMLVLWCWLTVRKRGGEDAASSVAALIWAPLAAGVAVLVNVPIRGFVERPRPFVDHDGLDVLIGGKSDYSFVSDHATLMMAMGVGLFVANRKFGLVGIVLGLFGGFCRVYMGVHYPTDVIGGFALGTAVVLLLSPLAMALLTPVVAAVERSPRVGWLVRARGASGERGKVIPGARSEVEAEERDLAA; encoded by the coding sequence ATGGCTGGACTCGCCGAATCCGGTTCGAACCCTGACGTCGACCTGCTGTACGACATCAATGGTCTCGCCAAAGACGCGCCGCACTGGTTCGACCGCGTCATGGAGTTCGTGGGCGAGTGGGGGCTCCTGCTCGCCATGGTGATGCTGGTGCTCTGGTGCTGGCTCACCGTGCGGAAGCGGGGCGGGGAGGACGCCGCCTCGTCCGTCGCCGCGCTGATCTGGGCGCCGCTCGCCGCCGGCGTCGCCGTACTCGTGAATGTGCCGATACGGGGATTTGTTGAGCGACCTCGGCCCTTTGTCGACCATGACGGGCTGGATGTTCTTATCGGCGGCAAGAGCGACTATTCGTTCGTGAGCGATCACGCGACTCTCATGATGGCGATGGGGGTCGGGCTGTTCGTCGCGAATCGGAAGTTCGGGCTCGTGGGGATAGTGCTGGGTCTGTTCGGCGGGTTCTGCCGGGTTTATATGGGCGTGCACTATCCGACGGATGTGATCGGTGGCTTTGCGCTCGGGACCGCGGTGGTTCTGCTGCTTTCGCCGCTTGCGATGGCTTTGCTGACGCCGGTTGTGGCTGCGGTGGAGAGGTCGCCCCGGGTGGGGTGGTTGGTTCGGGCGCGCGGTGCCTCCGGGGAGCGGGGGAAAGTGATTCCCGGGGCTCGGAGTGAGGTTGAGGCGGAGGAACGGGATCTGGCGGCGTAG
- a CDS encoding ATP-binding protein, translated as MATVSPSWAYTLQLPHDPRAPGIARATLRTVLAAHDLARLAPTAELLAAELLANAHLHTNGPYALRLRAAESGRLRIGVWDSDPTVPRGFDAPGAVPPDTSENGRGLHLVRACADTWGAYALGGDRGGKLLWAECAESGR; from the coding sequence ATGGCCACCGTATCCCCGTCCTGGGCCTACACCCTTCAGCTCCCGCACGATCCCCGCGCTCCGGGCATCGCCCGTGCGACCCTGCGCACGGTTCTTGCCGCGCACGACCTCGCCCGGCTCGCCCCCACGGCGGAGCTGCTCGCCGCCGAGCTGCTCGCCAACGCCCATCTCCATACCAACGGTCCGTACGCCCTTCGCCTGCGCGCCGCCGAGTCCGGGCGGCTGCGGATCGGCGTGTGGGACTCCGACCCGACCGTCCCGCGGGGCTTCGACGCCCCCGGTGCCGTACCGCCGGACACGTCCGAGAACGGGCGCGGGCTGCACCTCGTACGGGCGTGCGCGGACACGTGGGGCGCGTACGCGCTGGGCGGAGACCGGGGCGGGAAGCTGCTGTGGGCCGAGTGTGCCGAATCGGGGCGCTGA
- a CDS encoding serine/threonine-protein kinase, with amino-acid sequence MEALRERDPAHIGAYTLLARLGAGGMGQVYLGRSPGGRLVAIKVIRDEITDHPEALARFRREVETARAVRSAYTANLIDASLDAAPYWLATEYVSGPTLGGAVAERGPFPADSARRLFAALAEALASVHGYGVTHRDLKPQNVILSPQGPLLIDFGIARGTADTALTQTGFTPGTPGFTAPEVLKNNQVGSAADVFALGATIAYAATGRAPFGAGHAHAVSYRAVHEDIDVTGIEPGLAALIRECVAKDPAERPGLDTVIARCAVSAALADDPFYRPLAGTGDTAPPDLPAAVAAGLVPAGHGAATPPAYRPTVGPGYVPTVGPGYVPTAVPSSAPARRRRAPVVAGIAGAVVLVAASVVAWQMLPDDQGNERGSGGSGASPSASAGAGAQKVPTFIEDNKISRDVWTLSDEPDEAAHGIGECVQVGAVDPPKELQYSAGDVDELTRADVSGKAKILFRFKYAELNNKAPEPYHVSVGVKPPHDIDPDTGRPYEDVMAENKTIGYTSKPVDIYRHWRTGAYVELTYPDDFQEHAAGQTWDAIPVANDPGDWTVVFYHVKGSPTDYESIGCTGFRVGSS; translated from the coding sequence GTGGAGGCACTCAGAGAGCGGGACCCTGCCCACATAGGCGCGTACACGTTGCTCGCCCGGCTGGGGGCGGGCGGGATGGGGCAGGTGTACCTCGGGCGGTCGCCCGGTGGGCGGCTCGTGGCGATCAAGGTCATCCGGGACGAGATCACCGACCATCCCGAGGCGCTGGCGCGGTTCCGGCGCGAGGTGGAGACGGCTCGGGCGGTGCGGAGCGCGTACACGGCGAACCTGATCGACGCGTCGCTGGACGCCGCGCCCTACTGGCTCGCCACGGAGTATGTGTCGGGGCCGACGCTCGGTGGGGCGGTGGCCGAGCGGGGGCCGTTTCCCGCGGACAGCGCGCGACGGCTGTTCGCGGCTCTTGCCGAGGCCCTCGCGAGTGTCCACGGGTACGGCGTGACGCACCGGGACCTCAAACCGCAGAACGTGATCCTCTCCCCGCAGGGGCCGCTGCTCATCGACTTCGGCATCGCGCGGGGTACGGCGGACACGGCGCTCACCCAGACCGGGTTCACCCCGGGCACGCCCGGCTTCACCGCGCCCGAGGTGCTGAAGAACAATCAGGTGGGCTCGGCGGCGGACGTGTTCGCGCTGGGCGCGACGATCGCGTACGCGGCGACCGGGAGGGCGCCCTTCGGGGCGGGACACGCGCACGCCGTCTCCTACCGGGCCGTGCACGAGGACATCGACGTGACCGGAATCGAGCCGGGGCTGGCCGCGCTGATCCGGGAGTGCGTCGCGAAGGACCCCGCCGAACGACCCGGTCTCGACACCGTCATCGCCCGCTGCGCCGTCTCCGCCGCGCTCGCCGACGACCCCTTCTACCGTCCGCTGGCCGGCACCGGCGACACCGCGCCGCCCGACCTCCCGGCGGCCGTCGCCGCCGGGCTGGTCCCCGCCGGGCACGGGGCGGCGACTCCGCCCGCGTATCGGCCCACGGTCGGGCCGGGATACGTGCCGACCGTGGGGCCCGGATACGTCCCGACGGCCGTGCCTTCGTCGGCGCCCGCCCGCAGGCGCCGTGCGCCCGTGGTGGCCGGGATCGCGGGTGCCGTGGTTCTGGTGGCCGCGTCGGTCGTGGCCTGGCAGATGCTGCCCGACGACCAGGGGAACGAGCGGGGAAGCGGTGGATCGGGGGCTTCGCCGTCGGCGTCGGCGGGTGCCGGGGCGCAGAAGGTTCCGACGTTCATCGAGGACAACAAGATCTCCCGCGACGTCTGGACGCTCTCCGACGAACCGGACGAGGCGGCACACGGCATCGGTGAGTGCGTACAGGTCGGTGCGGTTGATCCGCCCAAGGAACTCCAGTACAGCGCGGGTGACGTGGACGAGCTCACACGCGCCGACGTGAGCGGGAAGGCGAAGATCCTGTTCCGGTTCAAGTACGCGGAACTGAACAACAAGGCACCCGAGCCGTACCACGTCTCGGTCGGTGTGAAGCCGCCCCACGACATCGACCCCGATACGGGCAGGCCGTACGAGGACGTGATGGCCGAGAACAAGACGATCGGCTACACCAGCAAGCCGGTGGACATCTACCGACACTGGCGGACCGGCGCGTACGTCGAGCTCACGTACCCCGACGACTTCCAGGAACACGCGGCGGGCCAGACCTGGGACGCGATCCCCGTCGCCAACGACCCCGGTGACTGGACCGTGGTCTTCTACCACGTCAAGGGGAGCCCCACCGACTACGAAAGCATCGGTTGCACCGGCTTCAGGGTGGGAAGCTCCTAG
- a CDS encoding trypsin-like serine peptidase, with protein MKRPVRLPLLVAVALLATGSVPVAAAHGRVRTPEPLGVTVTAPVSAGNARVGVLVRGGAHYCTASVVHSEGRDLIVTAAHCLTGSGSGGIEFVPGYREGKAPYGEWAVARTYVGDGWKGRQDEDSDVAFARLVSRGGEEIEDVVGGNRLVAGRGRSPVGRAVTVVGYPRAREAPVWCTNISTAYGDSQQRIECPGYSGGTSGSPWIDAEGRVVGVLGGFQQGGTTDDVSYSVVLGGEAAALYGEAAK; from the coding sequence ATGAAGCGCCCCGTCCGTCTCCCCCTCCTCGTTGCCGTCGCGCTGCTGGCCACCGGGTCGGTTCCCGTGGCGGCGGCGCATGGGCGGGTGCGTACGCCCGAGCCGCTCGGCGTCACCGTGACGGCTCCCGTGAGTGCCGGGAACGCGCGGGTCGGAGTGCTTGTCAGGGGTGGGGCGCACTACTGCACCGCGTCCGTCGTGCACAGCGAGGGGCGGGATCTCATCGTCACTGCCGCGCACTGTCTGACCGGGAGTGGGAGCGGGGGCATCGAGTTCGTGCCTGGTTATCGGGAGGGGAAGGCGCCGTACGGGGAGTGGGCCGTGGCGCGGACGTATGTCGGTGACGGGTGGAAGGGGCGGCAGGACGAGGACAGCGATGTGGCGTTCGCTCGGCTTGTCTCCCGAGGTGGGGAGGAGATTGAGGATGTCGTCGGGGGCAATCGGCTGGTTGCCGGGCGGGGGCGTAGTCCGGTGGGGCGGGCCGTGACCGTTGTCGGGTATCCCAGGGCGCGGGAGGCGCCCGTGTGGTGCACGAACATCTCCACGGCGTACGGCGACAGTCAGCAGCGCATCGAGTGTCCGGGGTACAGCGGGGGCACGAGCGGGAGTCCGTGGATCGACGCGGAGGGGCGGGTCGTGGGGGTGCTGGGTGGGTTCCAGCAGGGCGGTACCACCGATGACGTGTCGTACAGCGTTGTTCTTGGGGGCGAGGCCGCCGCGTTGTACGGGGAGGCAGCGAAGTGA
- a CDS encoding DUF397 domain-containing protein, translating to MSDIPADLIWERAAPPEATGPGPWIELAFGDNDLVYIRETSDPETVVTTTQKKWDAFVLGVQAGEFDHFVEGVEGVGNGSP from the coding sequence ATGTCTGACATCCCCGCGGACCTCATCTGGGAACGCGCCGCCCCGCCGGAGGCGACCGGCCCTGGCCCCTGGATCGAGCTCGCCTTCGGCGACAACGACCTCGTCTACATCCGCGAGACCAGCGACCCGGAGACGGTCGTCACGACGACCCAGAAGAAGTGGGACGCCTTCGTACTCGGCGTACAGGCAGGCGAGTTCGACCACTTCGTGGAGGGCGTGGAGGGCGTGGGGAACGGGTCACCCTAG
- a CDS encoding FAD-binding oxidoreductase, whose protein sequence is MQRRTFIGGGAALAATAVSAACTGGGSGPRAGGEARTSGTPLKTTSTAAAAGLKALAHDLDGPLVRPGEANWAAARQLYNTRFDSLRPTAVAYVAHAEDIRTTLAYARAHDVPVSIRNGGHSYAGWSSGDGRLIVDVSKLSKVRASGDEAVVGAGAKLIDVYRALAAKGVTIPAGSCPTVGVSGLTLGGGHGVVSRAYGLTCDSLTRATLLTADGKQLTASATENKDLFWALRGAGNGNFGVVTELRFRTHPAPQGVSAFMSWPWSRAAAVLRAWQEWGPDQPDEIWSSCHFENAAGGTPTVSVSAFSLGTYGELQNAVDRLADRIGASARSVSLKRRSYEESMEVYAGCSTFPENAQCHLPGATPGRSPQGALGRETYAGRSDFFDRSISAAGIRTLLSQISGVRGGTGSIALTALGGAINRVDPTATAFVHRRSRMLAQYIAAWRPGTSGTTSNSWLTEAHTAMKPHASGAAYQNYTDPTLTDWRKAYYGQAAPRLKTLKKKYDPKDFFKFPQSL, encoded by the coding sequence ATGCAACGGCGTACGTTCATAGGTGGCGGCGCCGCGCTCGCGGCGACGGCGGTTTCGGCCGCGTGCACCGGCGGGGGTTCCGGGCCGCGGGCGGGTGGGGAGGCCCGTACGTCCGGTACGCCACTGAAGACGACGAGCACCGCAGCCGCGGCCGGCCTGAAGGCCCTGGCCCACGATCTGGACGGCCCTCTGGTCCGCCCCGGCGAGGCCAACTGGGCGGCGGCCCGCCAGCTCTACAACACCCGCTTCGACTCGCTCAGGCCGACGGCCGTCGCGTACGTCGCCCACGCCGAGGACATCCGTACGACGCTCGCGTACGCCCGGGCCCACGACGTCCCCGTCTCGATCCGCAACGGCGGCCACTCGTACGCGGGCTGGTCCTCGGGCGACGGCCGTCTGATCGTCGACGTCTCGAAGCTCTCCAAGGTCCGGGCCTCCGGCGACGAGGCCGTGGTCGGCGCGGGCGCCAAGCTGATCGACGTCTACCGCGCGCTGGCGGCGAAGGGCGTCACGATCCCGGCCGGTTCCTGCCCGACGGTCGGCGTCTCGGGCCTGACGCTGGGCGGCGGCCACGGCGTCGTGTCGAGGGCGTACGGCCTGACGTGCGACAGCCTCACCCGGGCGACGCTGCTGACGGCGGACGGAAAGCAGCTCACCGCGAGCGCGACCGAGAACAAGGACCTCTTCTGGGCCCTGCGCGGCGCGGGCAACGGCAACTTCGGCGTCGTCACCGAGCTCCGCTTCAGGACACACCCGGCCCCGCAGGGCGTCTCGGCGTTCATGTCCTGGCCGTGGTCCAGGGCCGCCGCCGTCCTCAGGGCCTGGCAGGAGTGGGGCCCCGACCAGCCCGACGAGATCTGGTCCTCGTGCCACTTCGAGAACGCGGCCGGCGGCACCCCCACGGTCTCGGTCTCCGCCTTCTCCCTGGGCACGTACGGCGAACTCCAGAACGCGGTGGACCGCCTCGCCGACCGCATCGGCGCCTCCGCCCGCAGCGTCTCCCTCAAGCGCCGCTCCTACGAGGAGTCGATGGAGGTGTACGCGGGCTGCTCGACCTTCCCGGAGAACGCCCAGTGCCACCTCCCGGGCGCGACACCGGGCCGCTCCCCCCAGGGCGCACTGGGCCGCGAGACCTACGCGGGCCGCTCGGACTTCTTCGACCGCTCTATCTCGGCGGCGGGCATCCGGACCCTGCTCTCCCAGATATCGGGGGTCCGCGGAGGCACGGGCAGCATCGCCCTGACAGCCCTGGGCGGCGCAATCAACAGAGTCGACCCCACGGCAACGGCCTTCGTCCACCGCCGCTCCCGCATGCTGGCCCAGTACATCGCCGCGTGGCGCCCGGGAACCTCCGGCACGACATCCAACTCCTGGCTGACCGAGGCCCACACGGCGATGAAGCCCCACGCCTCGGGCGCGGCCTACCAGAACTACACGGACCCAACCCTCACCGACTGGCGCAAGGCGTACTACGGCCAGGCGGCCCCCCGCCTGAAGACACTGAAGAAGAAGTACGACCCAAAGGACTTCTTCAAGTTCCCACAGTCGCTGTAG
- a CDS encoding helix-turn-helix domain-containing protein, whose amino-acid sequence MRTNPTGRQLRLGAELRKLREQAGLTSTAAAQLLGMPQAQVSNMETGRLGVSAERVRTLACQYECSDKALVEAIAGMVGGRKRGWWETYREILPSPLLDLAELEHNSQSFRTTLTARIPGLLQTVDHAREIFRHAVTELSPPDIEHRVSFRIKRQAVLYRDDPTPYEAIIHEAALRMKIGGPSVSRQQLKHLLDASEREHITLRAITFEVGAYPGSGQSIFYAHGPVPELDTVHLDQSHGLTFLDAEAQLRKYRNLFEKLNGVALSPGKTRDLIHAVIHDL is encoded by the coding sequence GTGCGGACCAACCCGACGGGACGTCAACTCCGGCTCGGGGCCGAGCTGCGCAAGTTGCGCGAACAAGCAGGCCTGACCTCAACGGCGGCTGCTCAGCTCCTCGGCATGCCGCAAGCACAGGTCAGCAACATGGAGACCGGCCGGCTCGGTGTCAGTGCAGAGCGCGTACGCACTTTGGCCTGCCAGTACGAGTGCTCAGACAAGGCCCTGGTGGAAGCCATCGCAGGGATGGTTGGTGGCCGCAAGCGCGGCTGGTGGGAGACGTACCGCGAGATCCTGCCCAGCCCGCTGCTCGACCTGGCCGAACTGGAGCACAACTCCCAGTCGTTCCGCACGACCCTCACTGCACGCATTCCCGGCCTGCTCCAGACCGTCGACCATGCTCGTGAAATCTTCCGGCACGCAGTCACGGAGCTTTCCCCACCGGACATCGAGCACCGTGTCTCGTTCCGCATCAAGCGCCAGGCCGTGCTGTATCGGGACGACCCCACTCCCTACGAGGCGATCATTCACGAGGCGGCTCTGCGGATGAAGATCGGCGGGCCCTCCGTGTCCCGACAGCAGCTCAAGCATCTGCTCGACGCGAGCGAGCGGGAGCACATCACCCTGCGCGCCATCACTTTCGAGGTCGGCGCCTACCCCGGATCGGGCCAGTCCATCTTCTACGCGCACGGCCCGGTACCGGAGCTCGACACCGTGCACCTGGACCAGTCTCACGGCCTCACGTTCCTGGACGCCGAGGCCCAACTGCGCAAGTACCGGAACCTCTTCGAGAAGTTGAACGGCGTCGCTCTCTCACCCGGCAAGACCCGCGACCTGATCCACGCCGTGATCCACGACCTCTAA
- a CDS encoding DUF397 domain-containing protein has translation MTPHTWQKSSYCSEGDSCIHTASTAEAIHLTESGDPTHSILGATPQAFAALIRVLKENPTHV, from the coding sequence GTGACTCCGCACACCTGGCAGAAGTCGTCCTACTGCTCCGAGGGCGACTCATGCATACACACGGCCTCCACGGCCGAAGCCATCCACCTCACCGAGAGCGGCGACCCCACCCACTCCATACTCGGGGCCACCCCCCAGGCCTTCGCCGCCCTCATCCGCGTACTCAAAGAGAACCCGACCCATGTCTGA
- the pstC gene encoding phosphate ABC transporter permease subunit PstC, translated as MDISTQDAPVPPPTTQTAEEKRNARGATRPGDRIFLGLSRGSGILLLVIMAAIAVFLTYRAALAISEDEANFLTAFEWEANADPPKFGIAVLAYGTVISSIIAMVIAVPISVGIALFITHYAPRRLGGPISYVIDLLAAVPSIVYGLWGALVLVPHMDGLFGWLDSYFGWTGIFDWQGGPARSLFTVGILLAIMILPIVTNVSREVFRQAPQMHQEAALALGATRWEVIRMSVLPFGRSGVISASMLGLGRALGETMAVATVLSPSFLIETSLLDPGGGTFAQNIASKFGEATETGRNALIASGLVLFVITLLVNGAARAIIARRKEYSGANA; from the coding sequence ATGGACATATCTACTCAAGACGCACCAGTCCCTCCCCCCACCACACAGACCGCCGAAGAGAAGCGCAACGCACGCGGTGCCACCCGCCCTGGAGACCGGATCTTCCTCGGTCTCTCGCGAGGCTCGGGCATCCTGCTCCTGGTGATCATGGCCGCGATCGCGGTCTTCCTCACCTACCGTGCCGCTCTCGCCATCTCCGAGGACGAAGCCAACTTCCTCACCGCCTTCGAGTGGGAGGCCAACGCCGACCCGCCGAAGTTCGGTATCGCGGTCCTCGCCTACGGCACGGTCATCTCCTCGATCATCGCCATGGTGATCGCGGTCCCGATCTCCGTGGGCATCGCGCTGTTCATCACGCACTACGCCCCGCGCAGGCTCGGCGGCCCGATCAGCTACGTGATCGACCTGCTGGCCGCCGTCCCGTCCATCGTGTACGGCCTCTGGGGCGCCCTCGTCCTCGTACCGCACATGGACGGCCTGTTCGGCTGGCTCGACTCGTACTTCGGCTGGACCGGCATCTTCGACTGGCAGGGCGGCCCCGCGCGCTCCCTGTTCACCGTCGGCATCCTGCTCGCGATCATGATCCTGCCGATCGTGACCAACGTGAGCCGTGAGGTCTTCCGCCAAGCGCCGCAGATGCACCAGGAAGCCGCGCTCGCCCTCGGCGCCACGCGCTGGGAGGTCATCCGGATGTCGGTGCTGCCCTTCGGCCGCTCCGGCGTCATCTCCGCCTCGATGCTGGGCCTCGGCCGCGCCCTCGGCGAGACGATGGCCGTCGCCACGGTGCTCTCGCCGAGCTTCCTCATCGAGACCAGCCTGCTCGACCCGGGCGGCGGCACCTTCGCCCAGAACATCGCCAGCAAGTTCGGTGAGGCCACCGAGACGGGCCGCAACGCCCTGATCGCCTCCGGTCTGGTCCTCTTCGTCATCACCCTGCTGGTCAACGGCGCGGCCCGTGCGATCATCGCCCGCCGCAAGGAGTACTCGGGGGCCAACGCATGA
- a CDS encoding C40 family peptidase produces MTVRKAWIVVTVAAGAGLSFVMVLVVGVYMVAGNLGNGVGQGARGLAKGAVPAAYQALVQKWGNLCTAINPALLAAQLYQESGFNPNAKSPAAAQGIAQFIPGTWATHGIDGDGDGDRDVWDPNDAIPSAAKYDCTLAKYVKDAPGDPTKNMLAAYNAGAYAVIKYGGVPPYKETQNYVKTITTLEESFAAPVTRVDPSEQAAGAIYYAQKKLGTLYLWGGNGTADQGGRFDCSGLTKASYESVGITLPRVANDQYNAGPHPSRDELLPGDLVFFSDDLTNSRAIRHVGIYVGGGYMINAPRAGAVIRFDPIDTPDYFGATRVTEDGAKALPTSV; encoded by the coding sequence TTGACGGTGCGTAAGGCGTGGATCGTGGTGACCGTCGCAGCGGGGGCGGGGCTCAGCTTCGTCATGGTGCTGGTCGTCGGGGTCTACATGGTCGCCGGCAACCTCGGCAACGGCGTGGGGCAGGGGGCCCGTGGCCTGGCCAAAGGGGCCGTACCGGCCGCGTACCAGGCGCTCGTGCAGAAGTGGGGCAATCTGTGCACCGCCATCAATCCCGCGCTTCTCGCCGCGCAGCTCTATCAGGAGAGCGGGTTCAATCCCAACGCCAAGAGCCCGGCCGCCGCGCAGGGGATAGCGCAATTCATCCCGGGAACGTGGGCGACGCACGGAATCGACGGTGACGGTGACGGCGACCGCGACGTATGGGATCCGAATGACGCGATTCCATCGGCCGCGAAGTACGACTGCACACTCGCGAAGTACGTGAAGGACGCGCCCGGCGACCCGACGAAGAACATGCTCGCCGCATACAACGCGGGGGCGTACGCCGTCATCAAGTACGGGGGCGTACCGCCGTACAAGGAAACGCAGAACTACGTGAAGACGATCACGACACTGGAGGAGAGCTTCGCCGCTCCGGTCACCCGTGTCGACCCCTCCGAGCAAGCCGCCGGGGCCATTTACTACGCGCAGAAGAAACTGGGGACGCTGTATCTCTGGGGTGGGAACGGTACCGCTGACCAGGGCGGACGTTTCGACTGTTCGGGGCTGACCAAGGCCTCGTACGAGAGTGTGGGGATCACCCTGCCCCGGGTCGCCAACGACCAGTACAACGCCGGGCCGCACCCGAGCCGGGACGAGCTGCTGCCCGGGGATCTGGTGTTCTTCTCGGACGACCTCACCAACTCCCGGGCCATCCGGCACGTGGGGATCTACGTGGGCGGCGGGTACATGATCAACGCGCCCCGGGCGGGTGCCGTGATCCGGTTCGACCCGATCGACACCCCCGACTACTTCGGGGCGACCCGGGTCACCGAAGATGGCGCGAAAGCGTTGCCCACCTCTGTGTGA